The Geoalkalibacter subterraneus genome contains the following window.
GAGGATGTTGCCGAGTGTTTCTGCCAGGCATTGCAGAAAGAGGAAACTATCGGCCAGACGTATGCTGTCTGCGGCCCGCAGGATTACAGCTACGACGAGCTTCTTGACGAAATCGGCCAGGCGCTGGACAAAAAATCGGTGCGAAAACTGCACCAGCCTTTATGCCTGATCAAGCCGGTGATTGCCCTGATGGAGAACTTCTCCGCCTTCCCCATCACCACCACCCAGCTCAACATGCTGGTCGAAGGCAATGTCTGCGATGCCGAAGAGATGAAAAAGGTGCGGGAGGTCTTTGAATACACGCCTAAAGAGCTGCCGGGGGGGATCCGGGAGTATCTGCGATAGTCTTTGGGCGTTTCGAAACCAAGGATCTGAACCACAGAGGACACAGAGAGCACAGAGGAAAACACGAGAGCAGGGTTTAAAACCAAAAAAGATGGGTTCTCAGATTTTTCTCTGTGCTCTCCGCGATCTCTGTGGTTCAAGCTTTGAACTTTACTTTTAAGAAGACGGCCCCAGGAAGGCTTTTCCAGGTCTGCCGGCATTCATTGACACAGTGACACACTAGTGGCACACTGACGGTATGCCAAAAGATAATCTTTCACAAAAAGGTGCTGACATGCCTGCTAAAAATCCAAGAGTCAATGTTGTCCTGGAACAACCTGTTTACAATACCCTCCATGATCTTGCTGAAACTCAGGGTGTTTCCATGTCCATGCTGATGCGTGACCTTGTCAAAGAGGCTCTTGAGCTGCATGAAGATCGTGCATTGACGGTATTTGCTACAGAACGGGAAAAAGATTTCCAATCCTTCGAAGCCTTAAGTCATGACGAGACATGGGGCTGAAGTGACTTTCACGGTTATCTACCATCCCGAAGTTAAAAACCGCGACATCCCAAAGCTTAACGGGGATATCCGTTTGCGCATCAGAAAAGCCATCGAATCCCGGCTTATGGTCGCGCCGCAGGAATATGGCGAGCCTCTGCGCAAAACCTTGAAAGGCTATTGGAAACTCAGGATCGGAGACTACCGGGTTGTTTTCCGGGTCGATCATCATCAGATTCTTGTCCTTGGGATCTGCCACCGGAAAGAAATCTACCCCTTGATGGAAAAACGCCAGTAAATAAAATTGATGGCGTCGCAAAAAGTCCGTCCTACGGCGTTACGGCGTTTTTTCAGGACCTCGACATACCTGATGTATGCCTTCGCCCCTGAAAAACCACCAGGCCTTGTAGGACGAAATTTTTGCTTAGCCATCCTCTGGTTTTTTGCGAGTGCGTCAAAATTCACTTGCGAGGGGATACGGGAGTATCTGCGATAGTCTTTGGTTGTTTCGATACCAAGGATCTGAACCACAGAGGACACAGAGAGCACAGAGGAAACCACGAGATTAAGGTTTAAAACCAAAAAGATGGGTTCTCAGATTTTTCTCCGTGTTCTCCGTGATCTCTGTGGTTCCAAGATTCTGTGTTCAATGTTTGTGTAGTTCAAAATCCGAAGTGTTTGAAATCCACCCCCATCCGCGCGATAATGGCTTCCTTTCATTGAGACCCGGGATCGGGTGACGAGGAGCCTGTTTTGATCGAGACTTTTCTGGCGGCGCAGGCCTGCGCGCTGATGCGCGAGGCCATTGCCGAAGCGCGCGGCAACGAGGTTTTTTTTCTCGGCCACACCGACGCCGAACGGCGCGTGGTGTCGGTGGAGGTGCTGGCGCGCGGCAGCCAGGATGCGGTGCCGGCCATCATGCAGTTGTGCACCCATGGTGACGTGGTGCTGCACAACCACCCCTCCGGCGTGCTGCAGCCGTCCAATGCCGACATCGAAGTCGCCTCCCGCCTTGGCGCCCTCGGAGTCGGCTTTTATATTGTCGACAACCCGGTGAGCGACCTCTACCGGGTGGTGGAGGCGTTTGCGCCGCGGGAGCGGCATCAGCTCGACCCCGCACGCATTGCGGAGATTCTGGCCGAGGGCGGCCAGGTGGCGCAGCGCCTGCCCGGCTGGGAAGAACGCCCGGAGCAGCTGCGCATGGCCTTTGCGGTGAGCGAGGCGTTCAACCTCAATCAGCTGGCGGTGATCGAAGCGGGCACCGGCACCGGCAAGAGCCTGGCCTACCTGGTTCCGGCCGCGCTGTGGGCGGTGCGCAACGAAGAGCGGGTGGTGATCTCCACCAACACCATCAACCTGCAGGAGCAGCTGATCCGCAAGGATATCCCCTTTCTGCAGCGCTCGACCGATCTTGAGTTCCACGCCGTGCTGGTCAAGGGACGCGGCAACTACCTGTGCCTGCGGCGCAGCGAAACGGCTCACACTGAACCGGGCCTGTTCGATGCCGAGCACCTCGGTGAGCTGCGCGCCATCCTCGACTGGGCCGAACATACACGCGACGGCTCGCGCGAGGATCTGCCCTTTATCCCGAAAGAATCACTTTGGGAGGAGGTGCGCTGCGAAATTGATCAGTGCGCCCGGGTGCGCTGCCCTCATTACAGCCGCTGCTTTTTTCATCGCGCGCGGCGCGCGGCGGCGGCTGCCGACCTGCTGGTGGTCAACCACGCCCTGCTTTTAAGCGATCTGGCCCTGCGCCAGCAGACCGACAATTACACCGCCGCGGCGGTGCTGCCCCCCTTCGACCGCATCATCCTCGACGAAGCTCATCACCTGGAGGATGTGGCGACGCGCTTTTTCTCCTCCCAGGTCACCCGCTTTACCTTCTCGCGCCTGATGGGCCGCCTGCGCCACCCGCGCAAGGCGGAGCGGGGCCTGCTGCCGCGCTTCATGTCCCAGCTTTCCAAGGAGCTGCCTGACAGCGAAGATGAACTCTACCGCACCCTGCATGAACAGGTCGATGCACTGACGGTGGCACGCCAGACACTGCTCGATCAGGCGGTGGAGACGCTGGAGGAAGCGGGCGAAGCGCTGGTTCAGTCCGCCGCCGGCAGAAACGAGGGGGGCGAGCTGAAGCTGCGGTTGATCCCCTCGTTTACCGGAGGCCGCCTGTGGGCGCAGTTCCAACCCCGGCTGCGGGCGCTGGCCAATGAAAGTGCGCTCTTTGCCAAACAGCTGCGGGCGCTGCTCAAGACCTGCAACGCGCTGCCGGAGAAAACAGCCGACAAGATGCTCTCCACCCTGGTGGAGCTGCGCGGCTGTGCGGCGCGCTGCGAAGGAATCAGCGCCGATCTCGACCTGTTTATCGCGGCCGATGCCGGGCTATGTTCCTGGTTCGAAGTGGCACGGCGGCGTGTCGGCCGGGGAGAGATGCTGGTCACCCGTTTATGCACCGCGCCGCTGGAAGTGGCTGAAAATCTCGACGAAGCTGTATATCAGCGGTTCCGCACGGTGGTGATGACCAGCGCCACGCTGGCTGTGGGCGAATCCTTTGCCTATCTGCGCGAACGGGTCGGGCTGGATCGTGCCGAGAAGGAGCGGCTGCGCGAATTGCAGCTTCCCGCGCCCTTTGACTACCGCGAACAGGCGCTGGTGGCGGTGCCCACCGATCTGCCGGAGCCGGGGCGCCCGGGCTTTGCCGAGCAGGCGCGGGATCTGATCGAGCGCTGCATCCTGGCGGCCGGCGGGCGCACCTTCGTGCTGTTCACCGCCTATGGCCTGCTGCGACGGCTGCACGGTGAACTTGCGCCGGTGCTCGGGGCGCGCGGCTATCACTGCCTGCGCCAGGGTGAGGCCAATCGCCATCGCCTGCTGAAGCAATTCGCCGACGAGGATTCAAGTGTGCTGTTCGCCACCGATTCCTTCTGGGAGGGGGTGGATGTGCCGGGGCGCTCCCTGGAACAGGTGATCATCACCCGCCTGCCCTTTCGCGTACCGACCGAACCGGTGCTTGAAGCGCGCGCCGAAGCAATCGCCCAGCGCGGGGGAGATCCCTTTATGAGCTATACCGTGCCGCAGGCGGTCATCAAGTTCAAGCAGGGGTTCGGCCGTTTGATCCGCCATCGCGATGATCGCGGCGTGGTGCTGATCCTGGACAGCCGGGTGGTGAAAAAGGGCTATGGACGCGCGTTCCTGCGCTCGCTGCCGGATGTTCCTGTGACCGCAGCAGGGTCGGCTGAAGTGCAGGAGGCAATCGCCCGATTCTTTGCCGCACACCCTGCCGAGGCAGGATAACCCCATGAAAGCCGCATCGCGGACGCCAGAGTCCCGCCGCTGGAACCGGCGCATCCTGCTGCGCTACACTCTCCTCCAACTGCCGGCATTGGCTCTGCTGATTGCAGTTCTGTGGCTGCTGGCCACCTGGTTCGACCTGCCGCGCTTGTGGCTGGGGCTGGTGGCAATCATCTGGATCATCAAAGACATTGTCCTGTTTCCCCTGGTATGGCGCGCCTACGATCCTGAACCACACCCGCGGGGCAACACGTTGGTTGGCAGCACCGGGATAGTGGTTCGGGAGCTGACCCCGGTAGGCGTTGTCGATATCCATGGCGAACTGTGGCGTGCCCGGGCCGTGGACACAGACCGATTGGGGGAAGGCGCCAGGGTTCGTGTCGCGGCGATGCACGGACTGCTCCTGGAGGTCGTTTCGGAGCCACCATCTGTCCAGAAAGGCCCCAGTCATACCATTGCGCCGAACGAGAAAACGGGCATTCCACACCACTCCCGCCTGATTCTTAAATGATAACCACTATTTGATTGACGAATAAGCCTCATTTAATTACCTTGAAGGTTAGTCGTCATTCTCAATCCTAATATGAGGAGCCGGGTGTGAGCCAAGAGCAATTCCCAGAGAAAAGAGCCCAGAAACGCAGAAACACACTCTATTATCTGGAGGTCTTCAACCTCGAGACTGCCGAGTTGCTCGGCCGCCTGGTCGATATCACCACCGAGGGGATGATGCTTCTATGTGAAAAGCCCCTCACTCCCAACACCACTTATGCCTGCCGCATGCGCCTGCCCTCCGAAATCCTGGGCCGCACCAACATCATCTGCGATGCCACCTGCGTCTGGCAGCGCCGGGCTGCCAACAATGACTTTTACGAGGCCGGCTTCAAATCGCTGATCGCCGATCCGGGCGACATCGACGCCATCGAGATGCTGATTCAGCATTTTGCGTTCAAGGATCTCTAATTTCTGAGCCGGACAAACCGCAGAAATCTGCTACCCTTTACCCTTGTCTGAATTGCTCGATTCAGGCAAAGTCCCCGGAATTCATTCTCGTTCAGATGCAGCTGGCCAGCATGGGAACTACGATTCCGCGAGACGAATAGATACAATCAGATTTTGTGGTGACCATGAACTCAGCAGAGACCTCAAACACCTCGTTTTTTCAGCGACACCGCACTCTGATCGATCACGTGGCCCCTTTCGCGGCCTGGTTGATCCTGATGGAAGCCCTGCCCCGCACCGCCGGGGGCTATGCCCTGCGCACTCTTGTCTGTGCCGGGCTTTTTTTGTGGCTGCGCCCCTGGCGGCACTATGATGCATTTCAACTGCGCCATCTTCCGCCGGCGCTGCTGACAGGGATCGTCGTATGGGCCGTGTGGATTCTGCCTGAACTCTCTTTCTGGCGTGAGTGGCCGGGCTGGATCGAATTTTACAACCGCTGGGGCATTCTGCCGCCCTGGGAGACTTACCGCGCACCTGCGGCAAGTTTTTATGCCCCCGAGGCAGCCGGCTGGTCGTTGACGCTGGTGCGTCTGGCGGGTTCGGCGCTGGTGATCGCGGTGATCGAGGAGTATTTCTGGCGCGGCTTTCTGTACCGCTGGCTGATGGAGCGCGACTTTTCCCAGGTGGCGCTGGATCGCTTTGCTCTGGGCGCTTTTGCCCTGACGGCACTGCTGTTCGGCTTGGAACACAACCGCTGGCTGGTGGGGATCATCGCCGGCCTCGCGTATGGAGCGCTGGTACTGCGCACCCGCGATCTGCATGCCGCCGTCGTCGCTCATGTGGTGACCAATCTGCTGCTGGGGCTGTATGTCCTGTCTGCCGGGGCCTATGGGTTCTGGTAGGTTTCCTTCTCCTTTTCAGCGTCGGGGAGCCACTTTTTCTCCTCACTCTTTACACCTCACTCCTCACGGATTCAGATTAAAATAGTCTCGACTGCTTGACAGCCTGATCGCGGTGCGTATAATTATGACCGCTTTGGTTATATTTATATCTCTGTCGATCACTGGAAATTTCCCACATCGGGGATACAATCTGATTGGCGACTTTTATCGGAAAAGGAAGGCTTTGCCCATGCTGAAAAAAATCTGCCTTTTCTACTACGACGGCTTTCGTTCCATGCGCCTGGGGCGCACTCTATGGAAGCTGCTTGCGATCAAGCTGCTGATCATGTTCGGCGTGCTCAAGTTGTTTTTCTTTCCCAACTTTCTCAATACGGAATTCGAAACCGATGCGCAGCGCGCCGACCATGTCCTGTCCAACCTGACACAGGCGCCATCGTCACAACCTTGAACCCGGAGCAGCCTCCCAGAGGCGCTCCCCCAACCTACTGCCATGGAGGTCATCGTGCTCGAGAGCATTGACTGGAGTCAGGTCAACTGGTCGCGCGGCCAGTTCGCCCTGACCGCCATGTATCACTGGATTTTTGTGCCCCTGACATTGGGGCTGTCGTTTCTGCTGGCTTTTTTCGAGTCGATCTATGTCAAGACCGGCGATGAACGCTGGAAGGCGCTGACCAAGTTCTGGATGAAGCTCTTCGCCATCAATTTTGCGATTGGTGTGGCGACCGGCCTGATTCTGGAATTCCAGTTCGGCACCAACTGGTCAAACTATTCGTGGATGGTCGGGGATATCTTCGGGGCGCCGCTGGCGATCGAGGGAATCTTCGCCTTTTTCCTCGAAGCCACCTTCTTTGCCGTCATGTTCTTCGGCTGGGACCGGGTTTCAAAAAAATTCCACCTGTTTTCCACCTGGATGGTGGCAATCGGTGCCAATCTTTCGGCGCTGTGGATCCTGGTGGCCAACGGCTGGATGCAGAACCCGGTGGGAATGGTGTTCAATCCGGATACGGCACGCTTTGAAATGGAGAATTTCTGGGCGGTGCTCGGCTCACCTTCAGCGCTGAGCCGCTTTACCCACGCCACCTCTTCCGGTTTTGTGCTGGCGGCGTTGTTCGTGGTGGCGGTCTCCTGCTGGTTCCTGCTGCGTGACCGTCATAAGCTGCTGGCCAAGCGCAGCATTGTGGTGGCTTGCGTGTTCGGCTTCATCTCCTCGGTCTACCTGGCCGGGTCAGGGGACGAGTCGGGGCACATCGTCGCCCAGGCGCAGCCCATGAAGCTGGCGGCCATCGAAGGGCTCTATGACGGCGAGGTCGGCAGCGGCCTCAACGTCTTCGGCATCCTGCGTGGCGACAAGCAACTTGATGACGATCAATCGCCCCACTACTTCGCGCTGGAAATCCCCTACGCCCTGTCATTTCTTGCCAACCGCGACATCAACAGCTTCGTGCCCGGGCTGCGGGACCTGGTGCGCGGCAACGAAGAGCACGGCATCATTAGTGTCGAGCAGAAAATGCAGAACGGGCGCCAGGCGGTGAGTGCTCTTGCAGCCTATAAAGCAGCGCGCAAGAACGGCGACGAGGGTGCGGCTCAGACGGCATTGCGCGACTTCCGCGCCCACGAACAGCACCTGGGCTACGGCTATCTCACCCATCCCGAGCAGGCCGTTCCGCCGGTTGCACTCAACTTCTACAGCTTCCGCATCATGGTGGCGCTGGGGTTTTTCTTCCCGCTGCTGTTTGCGGTGCTGTTCTACTACACCCTCAAGAGCCGCCTGGCCCATACCCCCTGGCTTCTCTGGCTGGGCGTTTTCTCTCTCTTTCTTGGATATCTGGCCTCGCAGACCGGCTGGATCGTCGCCGAGGTGGGGCGCCAGCCCTGGGCGATTCAGGGGATGCTGCCGGTCGGGGTCGCCACATCGAACCTGACCACCGGCGCGGTGCAGACCACGTTCTGGATGTTTGCGGTACTGTTCACCATTCTGCTCATCGCTGAAATTCGCATCATGACCCGGCAGATCAGCCTGGGCCCGGAGGAGGAATGACATGATAGGCAATCTTGACCATGCAACCCTGCAGCACCTCTGGTGGCTGATTGTCTCTGTAGTGGGGGCACTGTTTGTTTTCCTGACTTTCGTTCAGGGAGGGCAGACGCTGCTGCTCACCACCGCGCATGATGATGTGGAGAAGAAGCTGATAGTCAACTCCCTGGGGCGTAAGTGGGAGCTGACGTTTACCACCCTGGTTCTTTTCGGTGGCGCATTGTTTGCGGCCTTTCCCCTGTTCTATGCCACCAGCTTTGGCGGCGCCTACTGGGTGTGGATGCTGATTCTTGCCACCTTCGTGCTGCAGGCCGTAAGCTATGAATTCCGCACCAAGCCTGGCAATCTGCTGGGAGCGCGTACCTACGAAGCCTTCATGTTTATCAATGGTAGCGTCGGGCTGCTGCTGGTGGGAGCGGCCCTCGGCACTTTTTTTACCGGCGCCAGCTTCACACTCGATGATTACAACCGGGTGACCTGGCTGCATTCGCTGCGCGGACTTGAGGCGGCCTTCTCTCTGTTCAACCTGAGCATGGGACTGTTCCTGGTTTTTCTGGCCCGGGTCCTGGGAGCACTGTATCTGTGCAACCATATCCGGCATGAAGATCTGCATGAACGTCTGCGACGTGCCGTGGTGATCAACATGGTCATCGCCCTGCCTTTCCTGCTCTATGTGCTGGTGCGGTTGGTGACCATGGACGGCTTCGCGGTTGATCCGGCCAGTGGGCAGGTGACGGTCGAATCGTTCAAATATCTGAAGAACCTGCTGGGTATGCCGGTGGTGCTGATCATGCTGGTTGCGGGTCTGCTGCTGGTGATCGCCGGTGTTGTCATGACGGGGAAGGGGCGCAGCACACGCGGCATCTGGCCGGCCGGCGTCGGTACGGTATTGACGGCTCTGTCACTGCTGCTGACCGCAGGGTTCCATGGCAGCGCCTTTTATCCCTCGGCGGTCGATCCGGCCAGCAGCCTGACCATCTTCAACGCTTCCAGCAGTCACTTTACCCTGACGGCCATGAGTTATGTGGCATTGGCGGTCCCCTTCGTGCTGGCCTATATTGCCTGCGTGTGGCGCATGATGGATCGGCGCAAGTTCACCACCGACGATCTTGAAAGTGAAAATGCCAAAAATCTCTACTGATCGATTTTTAGAATAATTAAGATAAGGAGTCATTTCCATGAGCTATGTGCTGGTTTTCGGCTGGTTCGGCGTCATCATCCTCTCTTATTTTCTTGCGCTGTGGGCTCTGCGCAAAACG
Protein-coding sequences here:
- a CDS encoding ribbon-helix-helix domain-containing protein, whose amino-acid sequence is MPKDNLSQKGADMPAKNPRVNVVLEQPVYNTLHDLAETQGVSMSMLMRDLVKEALELHEDRALTVFATEREKDFQSFEALSHDETWG
- a CDS encoding type II toxin-antitoxin system RelE family toxin, translating into MTRHGAEVTFTVIYHPEVKNRDIPKLNGDIRLRIRKAIESRLMVAPQEYGEPLRKTLKGYWKLRIGDYRVVFRVDHHQILVLGICHRKEIYPLMEKRQ
- a CDS encoding helicase C-terminal domain-containing protein, giving the protein MIETFLAAQACALMREAIAEARGNEVFFLGHTDAERRVVSVEVLARGSQDAVPAIMQLCTHGDVVLHNHPSGVLQPSNADIEVASRLGALGVGFYIVDNPVSDLYRVVEAFAPRERHQLDPARIAEILAEGGQVAQRLPGWEERPEQLRMAFAVSEAFNLNQLAVIEAGTGTGKSLAYLVPAALWAVRNEERVVISTNTINLQEQLIRKDIPFLQRSTDLEFHAVLVKGRGNYLCLRRSETAHTEPGLFDAEHLGELRAILDWAEHTRDGSREDLPFIPKESLWEEVRCEIDQCARVRCPHYSRCFFHRARRAAAAADLLVVNHALLLSDLALRQQTDNYTAAAVLPPFDRIILDEAHHLEDVATRFFSSQVTRFTFSRLMGRLRHPRKAERGLLPRFMSQLSKELPDSEDELYRTLHEQVDALTVARQTLLDQAVETLEEAGEALVQSAAGRNEGGELKLRLIPSFTGGRLWAQFQPRLRALANESALFAKQLRALLKTCNALPEKTADKMLSTLVELRGCAARCEGISADLDLFIAADAGLCSWFEVARRRVGRGEMLVTRLCTAPLEVAENLDEAVYQRFRTVVMTSATLAVGESFAYLRERVGLDRAEKERLRELQLPAPFDYREQALVAVPTDLPEPGRPGFAEQARDLIERCILAAGGRTFVLFTAYGLLRRLHGELAPVLGARGYHCLRQGEANRHRLLKQFADEDSSVLFATDSFWEGVDVPGRSLEQVIITRLPFRVPTEPVLEARAEAIAQRGGDPFMSYTVPQAVIKFKQGFGRLIRHRDDRGVVLILDSRVVKKGYGRAFLRSLPDVPVTAAGSAEVQEAIARFFAAHPAEAG
- a CDS encoding NfeD family protein codes for the protein MKAASRTPESRRWNRRILLRYTLLQLPALALLIAVLWLLATWFDLPRLWLGLVAIIWIIKDIVLFPLVWRAYDPEPHPRGNTLVGSTGIVVRELTPVGVVDIHGELWRARAVDTDRLGEGARVRVAAMHGLLLEVVSEPPSVQKGPSHTIAPNEKTGIPHHSRLILK
- a CDS encoding PilZ domain-containing protein; translation: MSQEQFPEKRAQKRRNTLYYLEVFNLETAELLGRLVDITTEGMMLLCEKPLTPNTTYACRMRLPSEILGRTNIICDATCVWQRRAANNDFYEAGFKSLIADPGDIDAIEMLIQHFAFKDL
- a CDS encoding CAAX prenyl protease-related protein, with translation MNSAETSNTSFFQRHRTLIDHVAPFAAWLILMEALPRTAGGYALRTLVCAGLFLWLRPWRHYDAFQLRHLPPALLTGIVVWAVWILPELSFWREWPGWIEFYNRWGILPPWETYRAPAASFYAPEAAGWSLTLVRLAGSALVIAVIEEYFWRGFLYRWLMERDFSQVALDRFALGAFALTALLFGLEHNRWLVGIIAGLAYGALVLRTRDLHAAVVAHVVTNLLLGLYVLSAGAYGFW
- a CDS encoding DUF4492 domain-containing protein, coding for MLKKICLFYYDGFRSMRLGRTLWKLLAIKLLIMFGVLKLFFFPNFLNTEFETDAQRADHVLSNLTQAPSSQP
- a CDS encoding cytochrome ubiquinol oxidase subunit I produces the protein MLESIDWSQVNWSRGQFALTAMYHWIFVPLTLGLSFLLAFFESIYVKTGDERWKALTKFWMKLFAINFAIGVATGLILEFQFGTNWSNYSWMVGDIFGAPLAIEGIFAFFLEATFFAVMFFGWDRVSKKFHLFSTWMVAIGANLSALWILVANGWMQNPVGMVFNPDTARFEMENFWAVLGSPSALSRFTHATSSGFVLAALFVVAVSCWFLLRDRHKLLAKRSIVVACVFGFISSVYLAGSGDESGHIVAQAQPMKLAAIEGLYDGEVGSGLNVFGILRGDKQLDDDQSPHYFALEIPYALSFLANRDINSFVPGLRDLVRGNEEHGIISVEQKMQNGRQAVSALAAYKAARKNGDEGAAQTALRDFRAHEQHLGYGYLTHPEQAVPPVALNFYSFRIMVALGFFFPLLFAVLFYYTLKSRLAHTPWLLWLGVFSLFLGYLASQTGWIVAEVGRQPWAIQGMLPVGVATSNLTTGAVQTTFWMFAVLFTILLIAEIRIMTRQISLGPEEE
- the cydB gene encoding cytochrome d ubiquinol oxidase subunit II, producing MIGNLDHATLQHLWWLIVSVVGALFVFLTFVQGGQTLLLTTAHDDVEKKLIVNSLGRKWELTFTTLVLFGGALFAAFPLFYATSFGGAYWVWMLILATFVLQAVSYEFRTKPGNLLGARTYEAFMFINGSVGLLLVGAALGTFFTGASFTLDDYNRVTWLHSLRGLEAAFSLFNLSMGLFLVFLARVLGALYLCNHIRHEDLHERLRRAVVINMVIALPFLLYVLVRLVTMDGFAVDPASGQVTVESFKYLKNLLGMPVVLIMLVAGLLLVIAGVVMTGKGRSTRGIWPAGVGTVLTALSLLLTAGFHGSAFYPSAVDPASSLTIFNASSSHFTLTAMSYVALAVPFVLAYIACVWRMMDRRKFTTDDLESENAKNLY